GCTGCGCGACGCGTCGCCGGGCCTGATCGCGCTGTTCCGCACGGATTTCACGCGCACGTTGTGGAATGTCGAACTGGACGGTGCTGTGATCGAAGCCGCGATCGATCAGGGCGATGTGCTCGCCGACGTGAACGGCGACACGCGCCGGTCGCCGATTTCGGAAATCGAGCTCGAACTGAAATCCGGGGATGAAGCGGCGTTGAACGCGCTGGCGGCGGAGCTCGGTAAGCAGATCGCCGGTCTTGCGCCGGATAACGTCAGCAAGGCGCAGCGCGGGTACCGGTTGCGGGCCGGCTGAGCAGGTTCTCAACGCGCCGCCGCACCTTGAGCCGCGGCGCGTTTGCTGCGACACTTCCCCGCCATGACCTCCGCATCCCGTACCCGTTCCAGTTCGCCGCAGGCTTCCCTGTTCGGCGACACCGCGTCTTCATCGACTGACGAGGCGCAGCATGTAACTGCGTCGCCGGCCGCCAGCGCGCCGCCGAGCCTCGAAGCGCAATTTGCCGCCCTGCCCCCGGCGTGGCGCGCGCATCTGAAACCGTTCATCGACAGCGACGCATACGCGCCGCTGTGCCGTTTCGTCGACGGCGAACGCGCGGCCGGCAAAACCGTTTATCCCGCCGATGTCTTCCGCGCGCTGCGTCTGACCAGCCCCGACGACGTGAAAGTCGTGATCCTCGGTCAAGACCCGTATCACGGCGAAGACCGCGGCACGCCGCAAGCCCACGGTCTCGCGTTTTCCGTGGCGCCGAACGTGCGCACGCCGCCGTCGCTGCGCAATATCTTCAAGGAAATCGCCGCGAGCCTCGGTCACGAAACGCCGCGTCACGGCTGTCTCGACACGTGGGCCAAACAGGGCGTGCTGCTGTTGAACACGGTGCTGACCGTCGAACGCGATGCCGCCGCGAGCCACGCGAAACGCGGCTGGGAAAAATGCACGGACACACTGATCCACGAACTGGCGATGCGTCACGACGGCCTCGTGTTCATGCTGTGGGGCGCGCACGCGCAGGCGAAGCGCGCGCTGCTCGGCGGCAAATCGCATTACGTGCTGGAGGCGCCGCATCCGTCGCCGCTGTCCGCGCATCGCGGCTTCCTCGGCTGCGGGCATTTCGCGAAAGCGAACGACTATCTGACGCAGCACGGCCGCGAGCCGATCGACTGGCGGCTGCCGGACGAAGCGCAGATGCTGGCGTAAGCGGCAACATGGTAACGACGCATCCATAACGCAGCGGCAGAAAACAGAAAACGCCACGGGCTTAAAAAACCCGTGGCGTTTTTCCTTGCATCGCCGGCAATCGGCTAGAAGCGCGCCGCCACATCCAGCGGCGCGGATCAAACCCGCAAAGCGAACTCGCGGCGGGAAACCGGCGAGTCAGATTCGCTTACGCATTGCGTATTACGCAGCGGCAATCGCTTCGCGAGCCGACGCGAGTGCGGCGCCTGCTGCGTCCGGACCCATGTTCAGGCCTTCGGCGTAGATGAAGTTCACGTCGGTCATGCCGAGGAAGCCGAGGAACGTCTTCAGATACGGCGTCTGGCTGTCGTTCGGCGTGCCCAGATACTTGCCGCCGCGTGCCGACACGACGTACACCTTCTTGCCGGTCACGAGACCTTCCGGGCCGTTCGCGGTATAGCGGAACGTGACGCCGGCGCGAGCGATGAAATCGAAGTACGTCTTGAGTTGCGACGAGATGCCGAAGTTGTACATCGGCGCGCCGATCACGATGACGTCGGCGGCTTGCAGTTCGGCGACCAGCGCGTCGCTGCGCGCGGCGATCGCGGCTTGCTCGGCGGTGCGTTGATCAGCCGGCGTGAAGAACGCGCCAAGGACGGCGTCGTCCAGATGCGGCAGCGGTTCGGCTTGCAGATTGCGGACGACGACTTGCGCGCCCGGATTCGACTGTTGCAGCTTGGTGGTCAGTTCGTTGACGAGAAGCGTCGAGTTCGCGCCTTGCGAGCGGGCCGCCGAGTTGATTTGCAGGATCGTGGTCATGGTTGACTCCAGTTGGGGCGCGCTGTGTAGCGCGAGTGGAGTCATTGTGTTTTTTTACCGGGCGGGGAAAAAGCCGTGCGCCAGCGAAGGATTGTTGCACTGGTAGAACAATCCGCCGGCACGGGCCGTCGATTAACGACGGCCCGACTTACAATCAGCTTGCCAGCCAGCGCTCGCGGGCTTTGCGCGTGGCGGGCCGCTTGTCGGTGACGGCGAGCTTGTAGCGCGCGGCTTCCGGGCCGTCGAGCTTGAGCTGCACCGTACGCAACTCGTCGCGGCGGAAAGCGTGGATCTCCACTTTCGCGCCCGGCTGGTAGCGGGCCAGCAGGCCATCCAGATTCCCACCGGTCACGCGCAGGCCGTCGAGCGCGATCAGCACGTCGCCGGCCGACAGACCGGCTTTCTGCGCGGCGCTGCCTTCGTGCACCGCCGCCAGCACGCAATCCGCGCCGCCGCGCAAACGCGCGCCGAGCGACGGCCTCGCGTTCTTGTCGAGTTCTGGCGCCATCGCAACGCCGAACGGTGCGAACAACGTTTCGAGCGGCAGATCGCGCGTGCCATGCACGGCTTGCGCGAACAACTCGCCGAGTTGCGCGCCGGTCGCTTCGGCGAACAGCGCCTCGACCTCGCTTTCCTCGACGCCGACCGGCTTGCCGCGATAGAAGTCGCGGCCGAAACGCTTCCACAACAGACGCATCACGTCGTCGAGCGATTTGCGGTTGTCGGTTTGCGCGCGGATCGTCAGGTCGAACGCGAGCGCGACCAGCGATCCCTTCGTGTAATAGCTGACGATCGCGTTCGGCGCGTTTTCATCCTGCCGATAGTATTTGACCCACGCGTCGAACGAGCTTTCGGCGACGCTTTGCTTCAGGCGGCCGCTACCGCGCAGCACACCGCCGACCACCTTGCCGAGCATGCCGAGATAGTCGTCCGGCGAAATCAGACCGCTGCGCACGAGGATCAGATCGTCGTAGTACGACGTGAAGCCCTCGAACAGCCAAAGCAGCGACGTGTAGTTCTCGACGTTCAGGTCGTACGGCGCGAACACCGCCGGTTTGATGCGCTTCACGTTCCACGTGTGGAAGTATTCGTGGCTGCACAGGCCGAGGTAGGTCCGGTAGCCCTCGTTCATCGCGTCGCGGCCCACCACCGGCAGATCGCCGCGATTGCAGATCAGCGCGGTCGAAGCGCGGTGCTCCAGGCCGCCGTAGCCGTCGGTGACCGCCTGGGTCATGAAGACGTAGCGGTCCATCGGCGCCTTCTTCGACTTCGGCTCGAACAACGCGATCTGCGTTTCGCAGATGCGCTTCAGGTCGGCGGAAAGACGCGTCATATCCAGCCCGACCACGCGGCCGGCA
The sequence above is a segment of the Paraburkholderia sp. D15 genome. Coding sequences within it:
- a CDS encoding uracil-DNA glycosylase, with the translated sequence MTSASRTRSSSPQASLFGDTASSSTDEAQHVTASPAASAPPSLEAQFAALPPAWRAHLKPFIDSDAYAPLCRFVDGERAAGKTVYPADVFRALRLTSPDDVKVVILGQDPYHGEDRGTPQAHGLAFSVAPNVRTPPSLRNIFKEIAASLGHETPRHGCLDTWAKQGVLLLNTVLTVERDAAASHAKRGWEKCTDTLIHELAMRHDGLVFMLWGAHAQAKRALLGGKSHYVLEAPHPSPLSAHRGFLGCGHFAKANDYLTQHGREPIDWRLPDEAQMLA
- a CDS encoding NAD(P)H-dependent oxidoreductase, with product MTTILQINSAARSQGANSTLLVNELTTKLQQSNPGAQVVVRNLQAEPLPHLDDAVLGAFFTPADQRTAEQAAIAARSDALVAELQAADVIVIGAPMYNFGISSQLKTYFDFIARAGVTFRYTANGPEGLVTGKKVYVVSARGGKYLGTPNDSQTPYLKTFLGFLGMTDVNFIYAEGLNMGPDAAGAALASAREAIAAA
- a CDS encoding PDZ domain-containing protein, with translation MKPIRYTIVPKQPAAHLFEVTVTVADPDPAGQRFMLPVWIPGSYMVREFARNIVTLRAVNDAGRKVRVEKTDKHTWQAAPVKGALTLRYEVYAWDLSVRAAHLDDTTGFFNGTSVFLAPLGHEEAQCVVDIQKPDGSAYRNWRVATALPEARGTKRYGFGEYRAQNYDELIDHPVTLGEFALATFNAHGVPHDIVIAGRVVGLDMTRLSADLKRICETQIALFEPKSKKAPMDRYVFMTQAVTDGYGGLEHRASTALICNRGDLPVVGRDAMNEGYRTYLGLCSHEYFHTWNVKRIKPAVFAPYDLNVENYTSLLWLFEGFTSYYDDLILVRSGLISPDDYLGMLGKVVGGVLRGSGRLKQSVAESSFDAWVKYYRQDENAPNAIVSYYTKGSLVALAFDLTIRAQTDNRKSLDDVMRLLWKRFGRDFYRGKPVGVEESEVEALFAEATGAQLGELFAQAVHGTRDLPLETLFAPFGVAMAPELDKNARPSLGARLRGGADCVLAAVHEGSAAQKAGLSAGDVLIALDGLRVTGGNLDGLLARYQPGAKVEIHAFRRDELRTVQLKLDGPEAARYKLAVTDKRPATRKARERWLAS